From one Musa acuminata AAA Group cultivar baxijiao chromosome BXJ2-6, Cavendish_Baxijiao_AAA, whole genome shotgun sequence genomic stretch:
- the LOC135586063 gene encoding growth-regulating factor 7-like isoform X2, protein MDFGGVVDMDMLVAASSDAGGVYSSSMTSSDTELSRQRVLSGSSLQKNETSPEAEDHDMRCLKLARTDPKVASTAKVAPFLVPSYPYLFPDGAQMLSFSSTFKQEAMGLSLDGTLPYQHHRSAPTSTPSCLRNAGLCSGSFDVNMNEVLARVRWPFTPTQWLELERQALIYKHIVANVAIPPSLFIPFRTSLSTFGFSSLPVGSFGSSTFGWGLYHQGYSGNDDPEPGRCRRTDGKKWRCSREAVADQKYCERHINRGRHRSRKHVEGRTSHAMKAIPALAPSPSVSANQSGGISGKLATSQHQTESLQTNMTNCCPAQFDSITMSNGNVNGRTQNSKDLSMLDSFNSRSMSNLFPVSEEHDPFKGSSSETELGHISMDSLLKPQSSSFSDNISYITIPMLNNQQTETHPLRPFTDDWPRNQSDHSNISRSEEYDTIDVGLGAAAPSEASNYQPGWLPISWESSMAGPLGEVLNNNTSNVDDQCRNLLSSSVNFLTDSCGLHTWLESSPTGILQKTSFCSVSSSTRSSPRVENHKSHESNGSMCDDIFGSTKVDLPTIPS, encoded by the exons ATGGACTTTGGTGGGGTGGTGGATATGGATATGCTAGTGGCTGCGTCGTCTGATGCTGGTGGTGTCTACTCATCTTCCATGACCTCCTCCGACACTGAACTCAGCAGGCAAAGAGTGCTCTCGGGATCTTCTTTACAGAAGAATGAGACCTCACCAGAAGCCGAGGACCATGACATGAGATGCCTCAAGCTGGCTCGAACCGACCCTAAGGTGGCATCGACTGCAAAGGTGGCTCCTTTCCTCGTCCCCAGCTACCCCTACCTCTTCCCTGATGGGGCGCAAATGCTCAGTTTCTCCTCAACATTCAAGCAAGAAGCAATGGGGCTGAGCCTGGATGGGACGTTGCCTTACCAACACCACCGGTCGGCGCCCACTTCAACACCCTCTTGTCTCAGGAATGCAG GCTTGTGTTCAGGGAGCTTTGATGTGAACATGAATGAAGTTTTGGCGAGGGTGAGGTGGCCATTCACTCCAACGCAGTGGCTGGAGCTCGAACGCCAGGCTTTGATCTACAAACACATTGTTGCAAATGTGGCCATACCACCCAGCCTGTTCATCCCTTTTAGAACAAGTCTCAGCACTTTTGGGTTTTCTTCCCTTCCAGTTGGATCCTTTGGCTCAAGCACAT ttggatggGGGTTGTACCATCAAGGATACTCGGGAAATGATGATCCAGAACCCGGTAGATGCCGTCGAACTGATGGGAAAAAATGGCGATGCTCAAGGGAAGCTGTTGCTGACCAGAAGTACTGTGAGCGGCACATCAATCGGGGCCGCCATCGTTCAAGAAAGCATGTGGAAGGCCGCACTAGCCATGCCATGAAAGCAATACCTGCCTTAGCACCTTCACCATCTGTTTCTGCTAATCAAAGTGGTGGAATATCCGGTAAACTCGCCACTTCACAGCATCAAACTGAAAGTCTGCAAACAAACATGACCAATTGCTGCCCTGCACAGTTTGACAG CATCACAATGAGCAATGGAAATGTAAATGGACGTACACAGAATTCCAAAGACCTTTCCATGCTAGATTCTTTTAATTCAAGAAGCATGAGTAACTTATTTCCAGTATCAGAAGAACATGATCCCTTTAAAGGATCCTCATCTGAAACAGAACTTGGGCACATTTCCATGGATTCCCTTTTGAAACCTCAGAGCAGTTCCTTCTCTGATAATATCAGCTATATCACCATCCCAATGCTCAACAACCAGCAGACCGAAACCCATCCCCTTCGACCCTTCACTGATGACTGGCCCAGGAACCAGTCTGATCATTCAAATATCTCGCGGTctgag GAATATGATACAATTGATGTGGGTCTAGGAGCAGCTGCACCAAGTGAAGCAAGCAATTATCAGCCAGGTTGGTTGCCAATCTCCTGGGAGTCTTCCATGGCTGGACCTCTAGGAGAGGTCCTAAACAATAACACTAGCAATGTGGATGACCAATGCAGAAACCTGCTGTCATCATCTGTAAATTTCTTGACTGATAGCTGTGGTTTGCACACTTGGTTGGAGTCCTCTCCAACCGGCATCCTACAGAAAACTTCATTTTGTTCAGTGTCGAGCAGCACCAGGAGTAGCCCCAGGGTGGAGAACCACAAGTCTCATGAAAGCAATGGCAGCATGTGTGATGATATTTTTGGCTCAACCAAGGTAGATCTCCCTACCATCCCCTCATAG
- the LOC135586063 gene encoding growth-regulating factor 7-like isoform X1, with protein MDFGGVVDMDMLVAASSDAGGVYSSSMTSSDTELSRQRVLSGSSLQKNETSPEAEDHDMRCLKLARTDPKVASTAKVAPFLVPSYPYLFPDGAQMLSFSSTFKQEAMGLSLDGTLPYQHHRSAPTSTPSCLRNAGLCSGSFDVNMNEVLARVRWPFTPTQWLELERQALIYKHIVANVAIPPSLFIPFRTSLSTFGFSSLPVGSFGSSTSVGWGLYHQGYSGNDDPEPGRCRRTDGKKWRCSREAVADQKYCERHINRGRHRSRKHVEGRTSHAMKAIPALAPSPSVSANQSGGISGKLATSQHQTESLQTNMTNCCPAQFDSITMSNGNVNGRTQNSKDLSMLDSFNSRSMSNLFPVSEEHDPFKGSSSETELGHISMDSLLKPQSSSFSDNISYITIPMLNNQQTETHPLRPFTDDWPRNQSDHSNISRSEEYDTIDVGLGAAAPSEASNYQPGWLPISWESSMAGPLGEVLNNNTSNVDDQCRNLLSSSVNFLTDSCGLHTWLESSPTGILQKTSFCSVSSSTRSSPRVENHKSHESNGSMCDDIFGSTKVDLPTIPS; from the exons ATGGACTTTGGTGGGGTGGTGGATATGGATATGCTAGTGGCTGCGTCGTCTGATGCTGGTGGTGTCTACTCATCTTCCATGACCTCCTCCGACACTGAACTCAGCAGGCAAAGAGTGCTCTCGGGATCTTCTTTACAGAAGAATGAGACCTCACCAGAAGCCGAGGACCATGACATGAGATGCCTCAAGCTGGCTCGAACCGACCCTAAGGTGGCATCGACTGCAAAGGTGGCTCCTTTCCTCGTCCCCAGCTACCCCTACCTCTTCCCTGATGGGGCGCAAATGCTCAGTTTCTCCTCAACATTCAAGCAAGAAGCAATGGGGCTGAGCCTGGATGGGACGTTGCCTTACCAACACCACCGGTCGGCGCCCACTTCAACACCCTCTTGTCTCAGGAATGCAG GCTTGTGTTCAGGGAGCTTTGATGTGAACATGAATGAAGTTTTGGCGAGGGTGAGGTGGCCATTCACTCCAACGCAGTGGCTGGAGCTCGAACGCCAGGCTTTGATCTACAAACACATTGTTGCAAATGTGGCCATACCACCCAGCCTGTTCATCCCTTTTAGAACAAGTCTCAGCACTTTTGGGTTTTCTTCCCTTCCAGTTGGATCCTTTGGCTCAAGCACAT cagttggatggGGGTTGTACCATCAAGGATACTCGGGAAATGATGATCCAGAACCCGGTAGATGCCGTCGAACTGATGGGAAAAAATGGCGATGCTCAAGGGAAGCTGTTGCTGACCAGAAGTACTGTGAGCGGCACATCAATCGGGGCCGCCATCGTTCAAGAAAGCATGTGGAAGGCCGCACTAGCCATGCCATGAAAGCAATACCTGCCTTAGCACCTTCACCATCTGTTTCTGCTAATCAAAGTGGTGGAATATCCGGTAAACTCGCCACTTCACAGCATCAAACTGAAAGTCTGCAAACAAACATGACCAATTGCTGCCCTGCACAGTTTGACAG CATCACAATGAGCAATGGAAATGTAAATGGACGTACACAGAATTCCAAAGACCTTTCCATGCTAGATTCTTTTAATTCAAGAAGCATGAGTAACTTATTTCCAGTATCAGAAGAACATGATCCCTTTAAAGGATCCTCATCTGAAACAGAACTTGGGCACATTTCCATGGATTCCCTTTTGAAACCTCAGAGCAGTTCCTTCTCTGATAATATCAGCTATATCACCATCCCAATGCTCAACAACCAGCAGACCGAAACCCATCCCCTTCGACCCTTCACTGATGACTGGCCCAGGAACCAGTCTGATCATTCAAATATCTCGCGGTctgag GAATATGATACAATTGATGTGGGTCTAGGAGCAGCTGCACCAAGTGAAGCAAGCAATTATCAGCCAGGTTGGTTGCCAATCTCCTGGGAGTCTTCCATGGCTGGACCTCTAGGAGAGGTCCTAAACAATAACACTAGCAATGTGGATGACCAATGCAGAAACCTGCTGTCATCATCTGTAAATTTCTTGACTGATAGCTGTGGTTTGCACACTTGGTTGGAGTCCTCTCCAACCGGCATCCTACAGAAAACTTCATTTTGTTCAGTGTCGAGCAGCACCAGGAGTAGCCCCAGGGTGGAGAACCACAAGTCTCATGAAAGCAATGGCAGCATGTGTGATGATATTTTTGGCTCAACCAAGGTAGATCTCCCTACCATCCCCTCATAG